Proteins encoded together in one Camelina sativa cultivar DH55 chromosome 9, Cs, whole genome shotgun sequence window:
- the LOC104715252 gene encoding uncharacterized protein LOC104715252: MSNWSSDEEVDEMVEEEVDSIVEEIQYNYTQEEVPPAPIFHRVHINRDREGGHIRLWNDYFSKNPTYTNATFRRRFRMNKPLFIRIVNTIENGVPYFRQRRDATGRLGLFALQKCTAGIRMMAYGCSADAMDEYLRLAESTAHKCLEKFVDGVIIFLETSI, encoded by the coding sequence ATGTCTAATTGGAGttctgatgaagaagttgatgaaatggtagaggaggaagTTGATAGTATAGTGGAGGAGATTCAATACAACTATACTCAAGAGGAAGTACCACCAGCTCCAATATTCCATAGAGTGCACATTAATAGAGACCGCGAAGGAGGCCACATTCGCttatggaatgattatttcagtaaGAATCCGACTTACACTAACGCTACGTTCCGCCGTCGCTTTCgaatgaacaaaccattgttcATTCGTATTGTTAATactattgagaatggagtcccATACTTTAGACAAAGACGAGATGCTACTGGAAGGCTCGGTCTTTTTGCACTTCAGAAATGCACGGCAGGTATCCGTATGATGGCATACGGATGTTCGGCAGATGCGATGGATGAATATTTACGACTGGCTGAATCAACCGCCCACAAATGCCTTGAAAAATTTGTAGATGGAGTTATAATCTTTTTGGAGACGAGTatctga
- the LOC104715253 gene encoding glutathione S-transferase T3-like, producing the protein MVKSGLHQLDIGSVISYLKSTQSESEDCIEVTVDDNEEDGGRGSRKRWSAHEDINLISAWLNTSKDPVVSNEQWLNSFWVRVADYYKSNGGGSGSNGRGASQCKARWSKINHQVNKFVGCYTQASTRKKSGESEDDVIKLAHEIYMNDIKKPFILEHCWRELKHDQKWIREEYSSKRMKLQSDGIYSPSPANDGAEMRPPGVKAAKKKGKKPAVSPDVEDGSFGKLDRIIAMKDQEQSAKERHSKMRLLDSLLNKSELTPAEELLRDKLVDQMLTNI; encoded by the exons ATGGTGAAGAGTGGTCTTCATCAACTTGACATTGGGAGTGTAATCTCTTACTTGAAAAG CACCCAATCAGAATCTGAAGACTGTATTGAAGTTACGGTGGACgacaatgaagaagatggaggcAGAGGAAGTAGGAAGAGGTGGAGTGCACATGAGGATATCAACCTCATAAGCGCCTGGTTAAACACAAGCAAGGATCCAGTTGTGAGTAACGAGCAGTGGTTAAATAGCTTCTGGGTGAGAGTCGCTGACTACTACAAATCAAATGGTGGAGGGAGCGGTTCAAACGGTCGAGGGGCTAGTCAATGCAAGGCCAGGTGGAGCAAGATAAACCATCAAGTTAACAAGTTTGTTGGATGTTACACACAAGCCAGTACTAGAAAGAAGAGTGGAGAATCAGAAGACGATGTGATCAAATTGGCGCATGAGATTTACATGAACGACATCAAAAAACCATTTATTCTAGAGCATTGCTGGAGGGAACTGAAgcatgatcagaaatggatcaGGGAGGAATATAGTTCCAAGAGGATGAAGCTACAATCAGACGGAATATACTCACCGAGTCCAGCCAATGATGGAGCTGAGATGAGGCCTCCGGGGGTTAAAGCTGcaaagaaaaaagggaagaaaccaGCAGTTAGTCCTGATGTGGAAGATGGTTCCTTCGGCAAGTTAGATAGGATCATAGCAATGAAGGATCAAGAACAATCGGCTAAAGAGAGGCACAGCAAAATGAGGTTGCTAGACAGCCTGCTTAACAAGAGTGAACTAACACCCGCTGAAGAACTACTTAGAGACAAACTCGTTGatcaaatgttgacaaacattTAG